GCCGGTGACCACCTGCAGCATCTGCGGCGGCAGCCCGGCCTCGTACAGCAGGTCGGCAAGGTAGTACGCCGACAGCGGCACCTTTTCCGACGGCTTCAGCACCATGCGGTTGTTGGTCGCAATCGACGGCGCCACCTTGTGCGCCACCTGGTTCATCGGGTGGTTGAACGGCGTGATGGCGCAGATCACGCCGAGCAGCGGCTCGCGCTGGGTCAGCACGCGGCGCTTCTTGCCGTGCGGGGTCAGGTCGCAGGAGAACAGCTGGCCGTCGTCGCGCAGCGCCTCGGTGGCGGCGAAGCCGAGCACGTCGGCCACGCGGCCGATCTCGTACAGCGAGTCCTTCTTGGACAGGCCGGACTCCAGCGTGATCAGGTCCGACGCTTCCTCGGTGCGCTCGCGCAGCAGCGCGGCGGCGCGGTTCAGGATGGCGGCGCGCTCGTAGCGGGTCAGCTTGGAACGGTACGCCTGCGCCACGCCGAAGGCGCGGCGCACGTCGTCGAGCGTGGCCTTGGGCACGGTGCCCACCAGCGTGCCGTCATACGGGTTGCGCACCTCGATCACGCGCTCGCGCACGATCTTCTGGCCATCGATGCGCAGCGCCTCCGCGCGGAAGTGCGGGCTGACGGTGCCTGCAGGGAAATGGGGGGCATTCATGGGATTTCTCCGGTCAGTACGGGAGCAACGGCCCGCTGCGGGCCGCGGTGCAGCTCTCAGTGCAGGTCTCAGTGCAGGTGATTGAGCGCCACGTCGAAGATGTCGAAATTGCGCATCACGGTCTTGCCCGGGATGCCGGCCGTCGGACGGTTGAACACCAGCGGCACGGTCTGCTCCGAGACGCCGCCGTGCGAGCGCAGCGGCGCATCGAGCCCGGACAGGTCGTGGCGGCTGCGGCTGGTGCCCAGCACCACGTGCTTGTCGCTAGTCACCACCAGGTCGCCCACGCGGTCGGACGGCAACTCGAAGCGCGCGCAGGCTTCGGTGTTGTCGAGCACGCTTTCCACGCCCGGCAGGTCGGACAGCCGGGCCTTGAGCGCGTCGCGGTCGGCGCCTTCGGGCAGGTAGACGGTGGCGTACGAGCCGAGCGCGCCGTGGTGGACCACATAGGGATCCGTGATCGGCAGGATCACGCGCGCCCCGCCCTCGTCAACGCCGCGGCCAAGCCATGCATCCAGATGGTCCTGCAGGTAGATCACGTTGGGCGCCTTGGTGGCATCGTCGTGCTTGGCGTTCATGCCGTGGTCGGCCGTCAGCGCCACCACGCAGCCGAGTTCATCCAGGCGCGCGAGGTACTTGTCCATCATCGCGTAGAAGGCGTTGGCGCCGTCCGAGCCGGGTGCGAACTTGTGCTGGATGTAGTCGGTGGTGGACAGGTACATCAGGTCGGGGCGGCGCGTTTCCATCAGCCGCACGCCGGCGGCAAAGACAAACTCGGACAGCTCGGCGCTGTAGACATCGGGCACCGGCATGCCGACCAGTTCCAGCACGCCGTCGATGCCGTTCTCCGCCACCGTGGCCTGGTCGGCCTTCTCGGACGAAAAGCAGATGCCGCGCATGCCGTGGCCGAGCAGGCGGCGCAGCTTGTCCTTGGCGGTCACCACCGCGACGCTGGCGCCGGCGCCGGCAAACGCGGCCAGGATGGTGCCCGCGCGCAGGTACTTGGGGTCGTTCATCATCACTTCCTCGCCGCGGCCGTCATTGGCGCTGCGGTCGAAGAAATAGTTGCCGCAGATGCCGTGCACCGCGGGCGGCGCGCCGGTGACGATGGAAAGGTTGTTCGGGTTGGTGAAGGTGGGCACCACGCAAGCGCCGCGGAACGACGAGCCGCTGGCGAGCAGTTGCTTGACGTAAGGCGCGCTGCCGCTGGCGGCTGCGGCCTCAAGGTAGTCGAACTCGCAGCCGTCGACGCAGACCACCACGACGGGCTGCTGCATCCAGCGGTAGCAGCGCTGGTTGACGGTAATGGTGCGGGCGGGAACGTTGGTATCGGGCATGGTGGCGGTCCGGTGTGCGAGTGTTTGGGAATCGATGGTTGTGGTCGTCAGTCGGCCGCACCGGTGCCGGCGGTACCGGCGGTATCGGGATCGACAGCGGCATGCATGCGCGCGCGTCCGCGCTCGACGTGCTCGCGCATCAGCCGCGCCGCCAGCTCGCCGTCGCGCGCGGCGATGGCCGAGACGATGGCGCGGTGCTCGCGGGTGGAATCGGGCATGGCCGCGTTGCTGCCCGACAGCGCCTCGCGCCGGAACAGCGTCAGCTCCTTGACCAGGCGCCGGTAGGTGTCGAGCAGCTTGCCGTTGCCGGCCAGCTCGACCATGCGGTCGTGGAAGGCAAAGTTCAGGCGCGCGTATTCGTCCAGGTCGCGGGCAGCGCTGGCGGCGCCCAGCGCCTCGACCAGCGCGCGCAGTTCGCGCAAGCCTTCCGCCGTGATGCGGGCCGCCAGTTGCCGGCCGACGAATTCATCGAGCACCGCGCGCAGTTCATAGATCTCGTCGGCTTCCCGCACCGAGATGGCACGCACGAACACGCCGCGGTTCTTTTCGGTGCGCAGCAGGCCGGCCTGCTCCAGCGCGCGGAACGCTTCACGCACCGGGCCGCGCGAAACGTTGAGCTGGCCCGCGACTTCGACCTCGTTGAGCTTGGCTCCCGGCGGCAGTTCGCCGGACATGATCCGCAGCTCCAGTTCGCGCTGGACCAGCGTGGTCAGCGACTGGCTCTGCAGGATGGTGATTTCGCTCGCCAGCGGGACTTGGCGTGACATGAAAAACTCCCGTTTGTGACGGATTCAGCAATATCGAAAATCCTTGTTGCGATTAAAGCAAGCGGTTTGTATATTGTCAACAATCAAGACATCGGTGGCACCAACAGGGTGACGCAAAAGCTGGAAATAGCCGGGCACATGTCTTGCGAGTGTTGTAGAACAAGGGTTTCAAGGTGATACATGGCTGTGCAACGCCGCGCCACACGTTGCAACATATTCACCAAAATGACACATATCTCCACCTACAATGCCGGAAAACGGAGGCCTCGTGAAACTGTCCATCAAGTCCGCCCTGCACACCGCCGCCGCCCTGCTCGCACTGGGCGCCGCCAGCACCGCGCTGGCGCAGAAAACCACCCTGACCGTCTACACCGCGTGGGAAATCGAAACGCTGAAGCCATACGCCGAAGGCTTCGCCAAGGTCGCGCCCGACATCGAGCTGAAGTACGTGCGCGACTCCACCGGCGTCATCACTGCCAAGGCACTCGCTGAAAAGGCCAATCCGCAAGCGGACGTGATCGCCGGCCTGGCCGCATCCAGCCTGGAGCTGCTCAAGCAGGAAGGCATGCTGATGCCCTACGCCCCCAAGGGCTTCGAAAAACTGACGCGCCATTACAGCGACCAGGCCACGCCGCCGTCGTGGGTGGGCCTCGATGTGTGGGGCGCGACGGTCTGCTTCAACACGATCGAAGCCAGGAAGCGCAACCTGCCCCGCCCGGAAAGCTGGAAGGACCTGGCCAAGCCGGTCTACAAGGGCGCCATCGTGATGCCCAGCCCGGCGTCGTCCGGCACCGGCTTCCTCGACGTGACCGCATGGCTGCAGCTGTTCGGCGAGCAGGAGGGATGGAAGTACATGGACGCGCTGCACGAGAACATCGCCCAGTACACGCACAGCGGCTCCAAGCCGTGCAAGCAGGCGGGCGCGGGCGAGTTCCCGATCGGCATCTCGTTCGAGCTGCGCGCGCACAAGACGCTGGCCTCGGGCGCGCCGATCGAGATGATCTTCCCGAAGGAAGGGCTGGGCTATGACATCGAGGCCGCCGGCATCGTCAAGGGGACCAAGAAGCAGGAGGCCGCGCAGCGCTACCTGGACTGGCTGGCGAGCAAGGAAGCGGCGCAG
This genomic window from Cupriavidus oxalaticus contains:
- a CDS encoding phosphonate utilization associated transcriptional regulator, producing MSRQVPLASEITILQSQSLTTLVQRELELRIMSGELPPGAKLNEVEVAGQLNVSRGPVREAFRALEQAGLLRTEKNRGVFVRAISVREADEIYELRAVLDEFVGRQLAARITAEGLRELRALVEALGAASAARDLDEYARLNFAFHDRMVELAGNGKLLDTYRRLVKELTLFRREALSGSNAAMPDSTREHRAIVSAIAARDGELAARLMREHVERGRARMHAAVDPDTAGTAGTGAAD
- the phnA gene encoding phosphonoacetate hydrolase; this translates as MPDTNVPARTITVNQRCYRWMQQPVVVVCVDGCEFDYLEAAAASGSAPYVKQLLASGSSFRGACVVPTFTNPNNLSIVTGAPPAVHGICGNYFFDRSANDGRGEEVMMNDPKYLRAGTILAAFAGAGASVAVVTAKDKLRRLLGHGMRGICFSSEKADQATVAENGIDGVLELVGMPVPDVYSAELSEFVFAAGVRLMETRRPDLMYLSTTDYIQHKFAPGSDGANAFYAMMDKYLARLDELGCVVALTADHGMNAKHDDATKAPNVIYLQDHLDAWLGRGVDEGGARVILPITDPYVVHHGALGSYATVYLPEGADRDALKARLSDLPGVESVLDNTEACARFELPSDRVGDLVVTSDKHVVLGTSRSRHDLSGLDAPLRSHGGVSEQTVPLVFNRPTAGIPGKTVMRNFDIFDVALNHLH
- a CDS encoding putative 2-aminoethylphosphonate ABC transporter substrate-binding protein, with translation MPENGGLVKLSIKSALHTAAALLALGAASTALAQKTTLTVYTAWEIETLKPYAEGFAKVAPDIELKYVRDSTGVITAKALAEKANPQADVIAGLAASSLELLKQEGMLMPYAPKGFEKLTRHYSDQATPPSWVGLDVWGATVCFNTIEARKRNLPRPESWKDLAKPVYKGAIVMPSPASSGTGFLDVTAWLQLFGEQEGWKYMDALHENIAQYTHSGSKPCKQAGAGEFPIGISFELRAHKTLASGAPIEMIFPKEGLGYDIEAAGIVKGTKKQEAAQRYLDWLASKEAAQLFARDWAIVTYPGVARKVETIPANYEQMLVKNDFSYIAKNRERVLNEWQKRYAGKSEKQ